Genomic segment of Caproiciproducens sp. NJN-50:
GGGTCGAACGCCGCGAGAAAATCCGATGGGATGTGGACCAGGTTCGGCTTGACGCCGAGCGCCGTGCCGATCGACTCCAGCGCGTCGTTCCAGGTGATCGCCTCGTCGCTGGTGATGTGGACCGCCTCTCCGATCGCGTGCGGATTGCCCAGAAGCCCGCAGAACCCCTTTGCGAAGTCGTCCGCGTGCGTAAACGTCCAAAGAGTCAGCCCGTCGCCGTGCACGATGACCGGCTTTCCTAAACGAATGCGCGAAAGCACCTGCCAGCCGCCCTTGCCGCCGAAAAAGGGCAGAGGGACTTTCCTGTCGCAATAAGTGTGGCTGGGACGCACGATGGTGACGGGAAAGCCATGGGACCGGTATGCCGTTGTGAAAAGCTCCTCGCAGGCGATTTTGTCCCGCGAATAGCGCCAGAACGGATTGCGCAGCGGCGTGCTTTCCGTGATGGGATACCGCACCGGCGGTTTCTGATAGGCACTGGCCGAGCTGATAAACAGGAACTGCCGGGTTTTCCCGGTGAAAAGGGAGATGTCCCGCATCGCCTGCTCCGGCTTCAGAACGGTGAAGTCCGCGACGGCGTCGAAGATTCTGCCGGAGAGCAGCCGCTCCATTTCCTCTTCGTCCGAAATATCCGCTTTCAGCAGTTCCGCGCCCGAGGGCGCGAGTTCCGGATGGCTGCCGCGCGTCAGCAGCGTCACCTGATCCCCGCGCGCCGCGGCGAGAGAGGCCGCCGAAGCGCTGATGACGCCGGTTCCGCCGATAAACAATACTTTCATCTTGCACACTCCTGTTTCCTGTATTATAATATAATAACATCGAAGGCTGCCGTCCCGGACATCCGGGAGGAAAGCGGTTTGTATATTTGCCCGTAAGGCTGCATAAAAATAAACAATTCTCAAGAATCGAAGAAAGGAAGTGACCGCGATGCTGAAAAATTTATCCTTTTTGAACATGCTGGTCTGGAATCTTGTCATTGCAGGGCTTTGGCATCTGGTCGTATTCCTGATCTGCATCAGAATGCCGAAATCCGCTTTTGACCCGGAAAAGGGGCGCTACGCGCCGAAACAGTGGGAACACGGCGGCCGCTGGTATCGGGATACACTGAAAATTCAGTTCTGGAAAGACAGGGTTCCCCAGCATATCGGGAAAAACGGATTTTCCAAGCAGCATTTGACGGAAATGTCGATCGACTATCTGGATGAATTCATCGTGGAGACCTGCAGGGGGGAGTGGATGCATCTGAAAAACTGCATCTGCGCCGTTGTCACGCTGCTCATCAACCCGCTGCTGGTCGGGATCGTCATGTCCTTTCTGATTATGCTGGCGAACGCCCCGTTTGCGGCCGTTCAGCGCTACAATCGTTTCCGTCTGCTGATCCTCCGGAAAAGACGCCTGCGGGACATCCGGTCTTCCCAGATGGAGCAGAACGCCGTCACCGCCTGATCCGAAACATTTTGTATTCTGTAAAACAGCCATGCCGTTTGCGGTACGGCTGTTTTTTGACTGCTGCCGGGGAAGGAAAATCCGATGAAAAAAATCCGTCTTCCCATTCTAGCCTGCCTGTGCTGGCTGCTGGCACGATTTCCGACGGTTCCTGCGTCCGCAGACTCCGCCGCCTACTTTTCCTATTCGATGAACCCCGTGTCCGCATCGGGAGAAGAACTGGTGCGCCTGGACGTGGCTGCCTACAAAACGGAAGAGACGGCGGCGGGGTTTCGGCTGAAGATACAATATGACGAGGACAAGCTCGATTATGTCAGCACCGAGACATCCGGCGCGGTCAAGAGCGGCACGATGCAGACAAACGGAGGTTCCGGCCTGGTCAGCAGCGTCTATGTCTGCAATACGGAAAACGGATACGCCCCCAAACTTTCCGGCACGGTCGCGTCCTTTGTGTTTCAGGTGGAGGCGGGTGCGAAGGCGGGAAACACGGCCCTGACCGTTTCGGCGGACCAGGTCTGCGATTATGATGGAGATTCCCTGGACGCGGACCAGGCGGAAACGAAGCTGAGCCTGAAGATTCTGCCTTCCCTTTCCTCAAAAGCCGCCCTGACCTCGCTTACCCCTTCGGCCGGAAAGCTCGAGCCGGATTTTTCGCCTTCGGTCCGCAGCTATTCTCTGGCGGTCGGCAGCGAGGTCAGCACCGTGGAGCTTCGGCCCGCCGCGGCGGACGGAGGAAAGGCCTCTGTCAGCCGGAAAACACTCAACGGGGCGGGAAAGGAGACGCAGATTGCCATCACGGTCACATCCGAGGACCGGTCGCAGACTGCGCAGTATCTGGTTACGGTCCAGCGTGCCGCAAAGGGAGACGGCGCCGTATCCGCAACGGGAGGAAAAGGGGGAGTCGAGAGCCCTGGCGCAGGCGGGGACCGCAAAAAGCCGGTATCGCTCCCGGAAGATGCGGGCGAAGTTCAAAACCAGGACGGCCCGGGCTCGCAGGTCCGGCCGCCGGAGGCGGAACAAGCCGCGGATTCGCCGCAGGCCGCTGCGGAAGCGCCGGGGAACGGGGAACAGAAATCTTCCGGGGACAGAACGCTGGTTCTGGTCGGAGACCGGATGCCCTCCTTTTTCACCGGGATGCTGGCCGCGGCCCTCTGCATCACGGTCGGCATTGCGATCAGCCTTTGGCTGCCGATCCGGCGGCAGCACTGAGACTCAGGCCTTGCCTGATAAATAAAAAACGCCGGATAGACAAATTCCTTCATTTTTCACACGAGGCCTAGGTCTTTTTTGTGAACTCCGTGTGGCAGACCGGGCAGGTGATCACGATTTTCCCCTTGCCTTTCGGCACACGCAAGGTGTTCTTGCAGCTTGGGCACCGGAAATACCGGTGCGTTTTTTTATCGTTCATCCGGTACAGGGTCCTGCCCCGCCAGCCTTCAAACCGGCCGGAAGCCGTGCGGAACCAATGGGTGATCCGGCCCCAGTACTTTAAAAACACGGCGTTTTCCTGATAACGGCGGGAAGTATTTCTGGAAAAGATCCGGAAAATTCCCCAGACCAGAAGCGCGAGAGCCAGAAAAGAAAGAATCGGCAGCCCGAGCAGTCTGGCCAGAAAAACCAGCACAAGATAAATCACAATCAGCCCGAGGCCGAGCTGGTCGGAGCCGTACCGCCCCGCCATCATCCGGCTGTACCAATAAGAGAAGCGCATAAGCCAGTTCAAACTTTCACATCCTTTCGCCGTGGAATTTCTATCATTATCATAGCATAGAAGCCCCGGAAAGAATTGAATAAACTGTAAAAACAAAGCTGCCGCGTCTCCTTTGCGGCAGCCTGAAACTTTATTGGATCACAACCGCAGTACCTTTCGGAATATGATCGTAAATCCATTTGGCGTTCTCCGTTTCCAGCCGGATGCATCCGTGGGACGCCGGGGTTCCGAGCTTCGCGGCCTCCTGCGGCTCCATGTCCTCGTTTTCATCGAACGGAAGGCTGTGGAACAGATAGGTCTTGTAAAAACGGGTCCAGTAATAGGCGCCTTCCTTTACCGCGGGATTGTAGAAGGATTCTCCGCGGTCGGTCACGGTAAAGGTCCCGGTCGGCGTTTCGCTGCCCTCCTCGCCGGAGGAACAGGCGAATTCCTTGACCAGCCGGTCCTTTGCATCCAGTACGCGGACTTTCTGGTCCTTCAGCGACACGTCGATTTTCAGCGGCTTTTGCGCTTGCTCCAGGGAAACGGCCGGGGTTTCCGGACCGCTGGAAGCGGGAGGCGCGGATTCCCGGCTCTGCGCGGGTGCGGACGACGCCGGAGAGGAGGATGCGTCAGCCTGGGAGGACGGCGGCGCGGAGGACTCCGGTTCGGCCGCCTTTGCAAACATGTCAAATTTCAGCCATTCGACGGCAACGGACATTCCCTCGCTGAACTGATCCGGCTTCAGCGAGGCGTAAGTCGCGCCCGCGCCCACGAAAAGAATCAGGGCAACGAGAAGAATGTGTTTCAGCGGTCCTTTTCCGCGTTCCTTCATCGGGAATCGGCACGTCCTTTCCTTTTTCGTCAGAATCCCGCCGCGTCCGGCGGCAAGTTCGAATTTCACTTCTTTTATTTATATTATAAAACCACGGACGCGGTTTTCCAACGTCCGTGAAAGAATTCATAATAATTTTACATATAGAGAAAAAATCGGACTGTTTTCGTTCGTTTACGACGGATTTGCGACCACGCCGAGAAAGAGGGGAAGGTCCGTCGAAGTGTCAACCACGGCGATGACGAACGGCCGGTCAAACTGCAGGACATGATCGGGCCGCGAGGATCCGGCCATGCCGACGGAGGTCACGGCTCCGGCTTTCAGACCCTTTTCGTCGGCCTGGATGAATGTTTTCTGCAGGACCGAATTGATAAACAGCTTGCCGCTTGGCGAACTGCCCATCGCCGAGAAATCCGCTTTCGCCGAATCGAACGCGTCGGAAAGGCCGAGCGATTTCAGCGCGTCGTTCAGGCCCAGCGTGCAGTCGAATTTGAATTTCGGCAGCGACGCCGAAGCAAATGCCTGCCCTCCGGAGCGCATCAGGCTCAGAAAGCTCTCTCCCGTCAGGCCCTTGAGATATTCATTCAGCGCCGTCCCGTTTTTTGGCAGGATCGCCGCGAAGGCGTAGCGCGGGTCCTTCAGCTGCTTGAGGATTCCCTCCGCCGCGCCGTCGCTCAGGTACGTTTCCATCGACCCCATCATTTTGGCGGTTTTGTCTCCGCCCGGCGCGTGAAACGTGTCGTCGGTGCATCCGTTATAAGCGTGTTCCCAGTCCTGCTCCAGATAGAGCGCGTTCATGAGAAACATCATGTCCGAGGGGTCGATCTTTTCGACCATTTTCTTGATGTTCCCGTCCGTGCTTTTGCTGACCCAGCCGTTGATCTTTCCGACGGAGGCGGGGTCCTCAAAGTCGAGCCGGAATGCATCCGAGCCGAAATAATCCGCGTTGGCCTGTAAAAACGGCTTTTCGACGGTCAGGCTTTTGTCCCGGTACCAGATCGAGTTGGCAAGCAGAAGCTTTCCTTCCGAGACGGATTTGAGGGCATTCTGCTCCGAAGCGAAATTTCGGTTCAGCGCCGAAAGATCCATTCCGCCGCCGAGCAGGGCCTCGAACTGGGAGAGCGTGTCTCCCTTTGCGCCGTTTGCCGTCATGCCGAGCGCGAGCGCGGCGGAAGCGGGCGAAACGAGGGAGTTTTTGTCGGCGGCGGCCGTCTTTTGAAAAAGTTTCACCGCGAAATCTGCCTGTGCCGAGACAAAATCGGAATCCGGTTTTGTCGGGATTTCCCGCTTTTGCGCGCTGATTCCCTCCATCAGGTTTTCCTTCGCCTCCACGGTGACGGTCGCCGGCTTCAGAAGCGGAGAAAAAGCCAGAACGCAGACAAGCGCGGCGGCCAGCGCGCCGGTGATCATCCAGCGTTTTTTTCGCGGTCGCCCTCCCGCCTGTTCCATCCGGCCGGCGGTTTCCCGCGTCCATTCTTCGGAAACATGGATGCGATTGCATTCTTCCCGGTATTTTTCCCTGTTATTCATCGTCAAAACCTCCTGTCAGCAGGTCTTTCAGCGCGGCGCGCGCCCGGTGCAGCCAGGAGGAAACCGTGTTTTCCCTCCTGCGCAGGATATGCGCGATTTCCCCGACGCTCAGACCCTCGTAATAATGAAGATAGATCACGTTCCGGTAGGGAACCGGCAGGCACAGGACCGCTTCCATCACTTCGGAGCCCCTCGCTTCGCCCGGCGGGTCCTCCGAAAGCGGGACCGCCCTCCGCTGCGCCGACCTGAGAAAATCCCGGCACTGGTTGACGGTCACCCGGATCATCCAGGCCTTTTCATGCTCCGGCGAAACGAATGCGCGGCGCGCGGTGATCCGTTTTAAAAACACCTCCTGTGCGATGTCTTCGGCGTCGGCCCTCGATCCGACATTGTGCAGGGCGATTCGCAGCACCATGCCGGAATACCGCTTCAGGAGTTCCTCCGCGCGAGTCTCTGCAGCCTCCATTCCTTTCTCCCCTTTCATTGATAATACGACGCGGAAGCCGGTTTTCTTGCGCCGCTGAAAAATTTTTTTGTTTTTCGTCCGGCCGTAAAAGCGGCCGGGCCCAGAGTTTAGAAATTATTTTCAGTTCGTTCATATTTAGGCTTGCAACGGGGCATCCCTATGGTATAAAATAAAGGGGTAAAAACAAGTGCGAACAACGAACGCAATTGATTTGGGCAAGGAAGTCCGACACGCTGTGCCGGCTTTTTTTGGCTTTATTTGAAATTTTGCCGCCGGGAGGTATGCGGAGTGGGCCATTACAGCAAAGAGGATATCTACAGGCTGGTGGAAGAAAACGACGTCACGTTCATCCGTCTGCAGTTTACGGACATCACGGGAATGATGAAGAACGTCGCCATCACAAAGAGCCAGTTGGAAAAGGCGCTGGATAACCAGTGCGTTTTCGACGGCTCTTCCCTGGACGGATTTGCGCGCGACGCGGAAGCGGACATGTGCCTGCATCCGGACCGCGACACGTTTACCATGCTTCCCTGGCGGCCGACCCACGACGGAGTGGCCCGCCTGATCTGCGACGTCTATTCCCCCGAAGGGGAGCCCTATGACGGGGACCCCAGGCAAATCCTGAAAAAGGAAATGAAAAAGGCCGCGGAGCTTGGGCTGGAATTCAACGTCGGCCCGGAATGTGAATTTTTTCTGTTTGAAATGGACGACTACGGCAGGCCGACCACGCAGACGCGCGACACCGCGGGTTATTTTGACCTCGGCCCGATCGACATCGGCGGCGACATCCGGCGCGAGATCTGCCTGACTCTGGAGAACATGGGCTTTGAGCTGGAGGCGTCCCACCACGAGGCGGCGGTCGGCCAGCACGAGATCGACTTTAAATACGACACCGCGCTCAAGACGGCGGACAACATCATGACGTTTAAGATGGCGGTCAAATCGATCGCGAAAGCCTCCGGCGGCTACGCCACTTTCATGCCGAAGCCGCGCTCGGACGTGAGCGGCTCCGGCATGCACCTTCACATGTCGCTGATGAGCGGCGGAAGGAACCTGTTCGACGGGCCGGACGATCCCTCGGAAAACGGGCTGAGCGAAACGGCATACCGGTTTATGGCCGGCCTTCTGGCCCATGCCGGGGCGCTGACGGCCGTGTGCAACCCGACCGTCAATTCGTACAAGCGGCTGGCCTCCGGCTATGAGGCGCCCGTGCACATCACGTGGTCCTGCCGCAACCGCAGCCCGCTGGTCCGCATTCCCTCCGCCAGGGGGAGGGGCTCCCGCATCGAATTCCGTTCCCCGGACCCGTCCGCCAACCCGTACCTGACGCTGGCGTGCTGCCTTGCGGCAGGGCTGGACGGCATTGAGAAAAAATTGACGCCGCCTCCCGCCACGGACCGCGACCTCTTCGATCTGCCCGACAGTACCGTTGCGGAAATGGGCATCGGGACGCTTCCGCTCAGCCTGATGGACGCGGCGGAGGAACTGAAAAAAGACCCGGTCGTCTCCGACGTTCTGGGGGAACACGCGCTGCGGAACTTCCTGCTGGACAAAAAGCGCGAGTGGGGCCGCTACACGCGCGCCGTCACCGACTGGGAAATCGAAAATTATCTTCAGAAATACTGATGACGCGCGGTGCCTTTTCACGGTTTCGCTGATTCCGCACGCTTTGCCCCGGTTAATACGCCGCTGCATTCATCCCGGCTATAGGGGCTCTGACCGCTCTCCCGCCAAACATGTCTTCCGGTTTCATTCCGGGCTGAATGGCGGGGCTTTTTTTATCCGGTCTTGAATTCGGCTGCGCTGCGCGTTAAAATAGGAGCATCATTGACACGGAAGGAAACGGATATGAGGGAACAAAAAAACATCCTTGCCGTACACGATATCTCCTGCGTCGGAAAATGTTCCCTGACGGTGGCGCTGCCGATCCTCTCCGCCGCGGGCTGCACGGTCAGCGTCCTTCCGACGGCGGTTCTGTCCACGCATACGGGGGGCTTTGCCGGGTTTACGTTCCGGGACCTGACCGGGGACCTTCCGGGCATTCTGGAACACTGGAAATCGCTCGGGCTCCGGTTCGACGCGATCTACACCGGCTACCTCGGCTCGTTTGAGCAGCTCCGGCTGGTCTCCCGGGTGGTCGCCGAATTCCGCGCGCCGGGCGCACCCGTCTGCGTCGATCCCGTCATGGCGGACGGCGGACGCCTGTATGCTTCCTTCGGACCGGATTTTCCGCAGGGGATGGCCGCCCTGTGCCGGAAGGCGGACCTGATCCTGCCGAACCGGACGGAGGCGGCGCTGCTGCTGGACGAGCCCTACCGGGACGGGACGCAGGAGCGGGCGGAGACGGAACAAACGCTGCGCCGGCTTTCGGCGCTCGGCCCTCGCCGCGTGGTGATGACCGGGGTCTCGTTTTCCCCGGAAAAAACGGGCTGTGCCTTTTACGACCGGGAAACAGATCGGGCCGGATACGCGTTCTCGCGGAAAATCGAGGGCTTTTACCACGGCACGGGCGATGTGTTCGCCAGCGCGATGATCGGCGCGCTGATGAACGGCCTGCCCCTGGAAGAGGCGGCGCGCGCGGCCGTGGATTTCACGCAGGGCGCGATCGCCCGCACCCATCTTGCCGGAACGGACGTCCGGTTCGGCGTGAATTTTGAGGAAGGCCTCCCCGCCTATGCGCGGATGATGAGTCAGGCCTGCCCGGAGGAATGAACCATGAAAAAGAATCCGTCTAAAATCGACATTATTAAAACGGTGATGAAGGACGTGGAAGAAGACGTCGGAAATGAGGAAATGATCCACCTGATCCTTCAGCGGCAGTTTTCCAAAAACACCGACAAAAGGGTGAACGAACAGCTGACCTTCGGGCAGCGGGCGGCGGACGCGATCGCGCGCTTTGCCGGGAGCTGGACCTTTATCCTGATTTTTACCGCCGTCATTCTGGTCTGGGTCGGCGCCAACGTCTATTTTCTCGCGAACCCCTACGACCCGTATCCATTCATCCTGCTCAACCTGGTGCTTTCCTGCATCGCCGCGGTGCAGGCCCCGCTCATTATGATGAGCCAGAACCGCCAGGAGGAAAAAGACCGGCAGCGCGCGGAAAACGACTATATCGTCAACCTGAAAAGCGAGATCATCGTCGAGGACCTTCACCGCAAAATCGACGAGCTGCTGAAAAACCAGAAGAAAATCCTGAACGGGGAAAAATCCGGACAGAAACAGACACAGAGCGCAAAAAAGAAAGGCGACGGGGATGAAGCATAAAATCCGCACGGAAGCGTTTGACCTGATGCAGTATTTTTACTCTTCGGCGCACGATCCGCTGATCCGGGCGCTGATCCGGTTTTCGGGGCGGCTGGACCCGGACGTGCTGCGGCGCGCCGTCGATCTTTCGGCGTCCTCCGTGCCGCAGATCCGCTGCGTGTTTTCGGCGGAGTCGCGCGGCTGGGAGGACCGGGGCTTTTCCGCGAACCGGATCGTCCGCGTGACGGAGGCCGGAGAGAAGAATGCGGCGGAACGCCTGCTGCTGGATACGATCAAGCTGGATTCGGAGCCGCAGCTGAAAATTCACCTGGTCCGCGGGCCGGGATCGGATACGCTCTGCGTCATTTTAAGCCATTTGGCCGCCGACGGCACGGGTTTTAAACAGTACCTGTACCTTCTGGCGTCGCTGTACCGCCGCTGTGCGGAAACCCCCGGGACCATCGTGCCGCCGGAACCGCTGGACCGGGGCGTCGGGCAGATCTTCCGCGGGATGGGCCTGACGGAGCGCCTCCGGATCCTGCGCGCCCCTATGGATTGCCGGAAGCAGGAAAAAGAAATGTATCTTCCGACCGAGGAGGAGCAGGGGGAGCCGGTCACCGTGCTGCGCCGCGCCGGCGGCGAGCTGTTTTCCGCTTTAAAACAGTACGCGAAAAAGGCGGGGGTCACCGTCAACGACGTTCTGCTGACCGCCTACGGCCGTGCGCATTTCTCGCTGACGGGATGCGCGGACCTTGAGATTCCCTGCCCGGTGGACCTGCGCAAATACCTGCCGGACGGCGCGCGCTGCGGAATCTGCAACCTGACCGGCAATTATGTTTGCCGCGTTTCCCCGGAAAAGGGAGAACTGTTCCGGGAAACGCTGAAAAGAGTCGCAGCCCAGATGTCTGGGCAGAAAGGGAGCAGGAACTGCCTGAAGGGCCCGATGCTTCTGGATTTTCTGTTTACCGTTCTGCCCTATCCGGCAAGGAAAAAGGTCTTTGACCGGAATTTTTCCATTCCGGTGATCTCCTTTACCAATCTGGGCGTTCTGGACGGGAAGCGGCTGGACTTCGGGAATGGAAAAATCGAGGACGCTTATCTGACGACGGCGGTCAAGCACCCGCCGAGCTTCCAGATTTCGGTCTCCACGCTCGGCAATTGCTGCACGCTGGGCAGCAGCCTGTACGCGACGGAAAAGAACCGCAGCGTCGCCGAGCGCTTCCTCGACGGGATGATTTCGGAATTGGAGCTGGCCGTCTCGGAAAATCCGCATAAAGCCCCGCCAAAGAGCCAGAATAATGCCGGAGGTGGTTCCCGTGCCAAAGGACAGCCAGCCGGACGGCAAAAAAAGCCGGCTTCGGAAAGCAAACGGGCAGACTCCCGTCACAAGGGAGAACAAAAATCAAAACAGGAGCGAAAAAAAGCAATCCGTTAAAAACAACGACGTTTGAAAGGGGAGCCGAGATGGCGAAAGCGGGAATGCGGCGCCCCGATTCCGGGGAGCCGACGCAGAGCAGCAAAAAGGCCCATATGCCGAAGAATACACATCCCGTGCCGGAACTGCAGGGCAGGGAAAAGCACGGGGAAAAGCGCGCGCGGCCAACGGAGTAAGGTGCGGTTTGGCCGGCGTTCCAGGGGGAAAAGCGGAGCCGCTTTTCCCCCTCTGCGCATCAGGGCGCATGGGCCGCCAAAACAAACGGATCCCGCACTCTCCCCTTGACAGAGCGGCCCGTATTTTCATGCTGGACCGGAGAGCTTCCGCGCTGTCGGCGGGAGTGTCCCCGGTCTCTCCCGCCCGGCGAAGCGAACGGCATTCCCATGCGGACCGGGAACCGGAGCTCCCGAACTGTCAGCGGGAGTGTCCCTAAACTCTCCCGCCAAACGGAGCAAATGATGCTATTCTTGCTGACAGGCGGGGCGTGCCTGCAGGCTCAGCCCGCCTGTCAGGGACGGATGTAGGCGTATCCCTCCTCCTGGCGGAGCGCCAGCTCCACCACGCCGGAAGGAACCGTTTGAGCCAGAGGAAGCAGATCGCCGGGTTCTATGTTCAGGCCGCGCATCGCGTTGCGGCAGCCCGCGAATCGGACCCCGGACCGGGCAAGCTCTTCCATGCGCTCCGTAAGCTCCGCCTGGGCAGCCGCCTGGGCGGTCAGCTGGCGGACGGCTTCGGAATTCGCCAGGATTTCGATTTCGAAGAGGACATGCTCCGCGCGCGCGTACTTCATCATGCTTTCCGCGTTGGAGAGGACCATCGGCCAGCGGCCGGATTCATCCACGTGAAAAATCACTTTTGGCATTTTTATCGCATCCCTTTCCTGTTTTTACCACTATAATACAAAGCCCGGAATTTTGCAAACACGGAAAGAAGCAATGTCCAGGGAACTTTTTGCCGGTTTTATGCTATAATAAGACGAAAAACAGAGAAACGACTGAATCGGGGGCGCCGCTATGGGCGAAATCGTAACCATCTATCGGATCAATTGCTTTTCCGCTCCGGAACCGGAATGGGAAGGCGAAAGCTGTTCCCTCCTGCCGTGGGGGGACCCGCCCGGCCTTCGCGGACAGGACGACGGAGGGCGGGAGTACGTCCTGCCGGAGCGTTACGCCGAGGGGATCGCCCCGGGCGGGAGCCCGGCGGTGTTCAGCGAGGAGGGCGTTCTGTGCGAACTGATGCTCCACAACGGCCGCCCGCTTCTGATTGACGGGGAAAAGCGCCGCGCCTGGCTGCTGGAGCCGGTCAGGAAAATCGCGTCTTACCGCCAGATGTCGGGCATGACGCTCTCCGAGCTTGCCGAGCGCATTTCCGTCGAACCGAAGCTCCTCTACGAGTGGGAGAATCTCGAGCGGGAGCCGGATGAGGAGGCCCTTTCCAGAATCGCGTCGATTCTGGGCTGCAAACCGTCGGATTTGCGTTAAAAATTTCTTTTGGCGCTTGCAAAGCGGAGTATTTTCGTCTATAATATAAATGCACATCAAATTAGTATACATTAAGGGCAAATGCCCTTTTCGTCGAACAAAACCGGAGAGGTGGAAAAATCAGTGCAGCTATTGGAAATCAGGGATCTGACGGTCAGCGTGGAGGGAAACCGGATTCTCCGCGGGCTGAATCTTGCCGTTGGCAAGGGGGAGGTTCATGTTCTGATGGGACCGAACGGCGCGGGGAAGTCCACGCTGGTCAACACCGTCATGGGGCACCCGCAGTACCACGTGGACGGCGGCTCGATCCTGTTTGAAGGAAAAGATATTACGAACGAGCCAGCGAACGAAAGGGCGAAAGCCGGAATTTTCCTGTCCTTTCAGAATCCGGAGGAGGTTCCGGGCATCTCGCTGGAAAATTTCATGCGGACCTCGCGCTTTGCCGTCACGGGCAAGCCGGTGAAGCTGTTCGCCTATAAAAAAGAACTGGCGCAGAAGATGGAGGAACTCGGCATGGACGACGAATATGCCTCCCGGTACCTCAACGTCGGCTTTTCCGGCGGGGAAAAGAAAAAGTCGGAGATCCTTCAGATGCTGATGCTGAACCCCAGGCTCGCGATTCTGGACGAAACGGATTCCGGCCTGGACGTGGACGCGGTCAAGATCGTTTCGCAGGGTGTGAAAAAGTTCCGGACAGGCGAAAACTCCCTGCTCATCATCACACATAACACCAAGATACTGGATTACCTGCCGGTGGACGCCGTGCACGTCCTGATGGACGGCAGAATCGTGCGGACGGGCGACCGGACGCTGATCGACCGGATCAACGCTTCGGGCTTCCAGGGCCTCGCGGCCCCCGCCGTCTGAGAACGCGGAGGGAAATAAAGTTGAACGCACTGCATAAAAGAAAAACACAGGTGGAGGACATCGACCGCACCGTCTACGACATCCGCGACAGGGTCGATCCCTCCTACCAGGTCGGACAGGGCCTGACGGCGAAGATCGTCAATGAGATTTCCGCCGCGAAGAACGATCCGGAGTGGATGCGCCTGTTCCGCTTAAAGTCGCTTCAGGTTTACAACCGCCTGCAGCTTCCTGGATGGGGCCCGCCGCTGGACGGGCTGAACATGGACGAGATCGTCACCTACATCCGCCCGAACACCGGGATGAAGGCCAAATGGAACGAGGTGCCGGACGATATCAAAAATACGTTCGAGCGCCTCGGAATTCCGGAGGCGGAGCGGAAATCGCTCGCGGGCGTCGGGGCGCAGTACGACTCGGAGGTCGTGTATCACAACGTGCGCGAGGAAGTAAGCCGTCAGGGCGTTGTCTACACCGACATGGAAAGCGCCATCCGCGACCCGGAATACGGTCCGATGGTCCGCAAGCATTTTATGAAGCTGGTTCCACCGGAGGACCACAAGTTCGCGGCGCTGCACGGCGCGGTCTGGTCGGGGGGATCGTTCGTCTACGTTCCGCCGGGCGTGAACGTGGAGATCCCGCTGCAGTCCTATTTCCGGCTGAACGCGCCGGG
This window contains:
- a CDS encoding SDR family oxidoreductase, giving the protein MKVLFIGGTGVISASAASLAAARGDQVTLLTRGSHPELAPSGAELLKADISDEEEMERLLSGRIFDAVADFTVLKPEQAMRDISLFTGKTRQFLFISSASAYQKPPVRYPITESTPLRNPFWRYSRDKIACEELFTTAYRSHGFPVTIVRPSHTYCDRKVPLPFFGGKGGWQVLSRIRLGKPVIVHGDGLTLWTFTHADDFAKGFCGLLGNPHAIGEAVHITSDEAITWNDALESIGTALGVKPNLVHIPSDFLAAFDPELLGKLLGDKAYCAVFDNSKIKRLVPGFSAGIRFADGVRSSVEYYLSHPEMQVPDPEFDAWCDRVIAAHFAGIKNAQNS
- a CDS encoding cadherin-like beta sandwich domain-containing protein; this translates as MKKIRLPILACLCWLLARFPTVPASADSAAYFSYSMNPVSASGEELVRLDVAAYKTEETAAGFRLKIQYDEDKLDYVSTETSGAVKSGTMQTNGGSGLVSSVYVCNTENGYAPKLSGTVASFVFQVEAGAKAGNTALTVSADQVCDYDGDSLDADQAETKLSLKILPSLSSKAALTSLTPSAGKLEPDFSPSVRSYSLAVGSEVSTVELRPAAADGGKASVSRKTLNGAGKETQIAITVTSEDRSQTAQYLVTVQRAAKGDGAVSATGGKGGVESPGAGGDRKKPVSLPEDAGEVQNQDGPGSQVRPPEAEQAADSPQAAAEAPGNGEQKSSGDRTLVLVGDRMPSFFTGMLAAALCITVGIAISLWLPIRRQH
- a CDS encoding L,D-transpeptidase — its product is MKERGKGPLKHILLVALILFVGAGATYASLKPDQFSEGMSVAVEWLKFDMFAKAAEPESSAPPSSQADASSSPASSAPAQSRESAPPASSGPETPAVSLEQAQKPLKIDVSLKDQKVRVLDAKDRLVKEFACSSGEEGSETPTGTFTVTDRGESFYNPAVKEGAYYWTRFYKTYLFHSLPFDENEDMEPQEAAKLGTPASHGCIRLETENAKWIYDHIPKGTAVVIQ
- a CDS encoding serpin family protein; its protein translation is MNNREKYREECNRIHVSEEWTRETAGRMEQAGGRPRKKRWMITGALAAALVCVLAFSPLLKPATVTVEAKENLMEGISAQKREIPTKPDSDFVSAQADFAVKLFQKTAAADKNSLVSPASAALALGMTANGAKGDTLSQFEALLGGGMDLSALNRNFASEQNALKSVSEGKLLLANSIWYRDKSLTVEKPFLQANADYFGSDAFRLDFEDPASVGKINGWVSKSTDGNIKKMVEKIDPSDMMFLMNALYLEQDWEHAYNGCTDDTFHAPGGDKTAKMMGSMETYLSDGAAEGILKQLKDPRYAFAAILPKNGTALNEYLKGLTGESFLSLMRSGGQAFASASLPKFKFDCTLGLNDALKSLGLSDAFDSAKADFSAMGSSPSGKLFINSVLQKTFIQADEKGLKAGAVTSVGMAGSSRPDHVLQFDRPFVIAVVDTSTDLPLFLGVVANPS
- a CDS encoding RNA polymerase sigma factor yields the protein MEAAETRAEELLKRYSGMVLRIALHNVGSRADAEDIAQEVFLKRITARRAFVSPEHEKAWMIRVTVNQCRDFLRSAQRRAVPLSEDPPGEARGSEVMEAVLCLPVPYRNVIYLHYYEGLSVGEIAHILRRRENTVSSWLHRARAALKDLLTGGFDDE
- a CDS encoding glutamine synthetase family protein; translation: MGHYSKEDIYRLVEENDVTFIRLQFTDITGMMKNVAITKSQLEKALDNQCVFDGSSLDGFARDAEADMCLHPDRDTFTMLPWRPTHDGVARLICDVYSPEGEPYDGDPRQILKKEMKKAAELGLEFNVGPECEFFLFEMDDYGRPTTQTRDTAGYFDLGPIDIGGDIRREICLTLENMGFELEASHHEAAVGQHEIDFKYDTALKTADNIMTFKMAVKSIAKASGGYATFMPKPRSDVSGSGMHLHMSLMSGGRNLFDGPDDPSENGLSETAYRFMAGLLAHAGALTAVCNPTVNSYKRLASGYEAPVHITWSCRNRSPLVRIPSARGRGSRIEFRSPDPSANPYLTLACCLAAGLDGIEKKLTPPPATDRDLFDLPDSTVAEMGIGTLPLSLMDAAEELKKDPVVSDVLGEHALRNFLLDKKREWGRYTRAVTDWEIENYLQKY